One Falsarthrobacter nasiphocae DNA segment encodes these proteins:
- a CDS encoding PspC domain-containing protein: MNWFKLASPLFGALRAVPFERSAHGLLGGICAGVSEKFGTNVWIVRAVAVAASFLPVVGIGLYAAAWALLPDRLGKIHAEEWLRDASTKA; the protein is encoded by the coding sequence ATGAACTGGTTCAAGCTCGCCTCCCCCCTCTTCGGAGCCCTCCGGGCCGTCCCGTTTGAGCGGTCCGCCCACGGCCTCCTCGGCGGCATCTGCGCCGGCGTCTCCGAGAAGTTCGGCACCAACGTGTGGATCGTCCGCGCCGTGGCCGTGGCCGCCAGTTTCCTCCCTGTCGTCGGGATCGGCCTCTACGCGGCGGCGTGGGCGCTCCTGCCCGACCGCCTGGGCAAGATCCATGCCGAGGAGTGGCTCCGCGACGCCAGCACGAAGGCGTAG
- the nusG gene encoding transcription termination/antitermination protein NusG has translation MSDAEVSEQPLEQNEFPEHSAEAESAGDVVDPAEETAPSGEDQDAPSREESADDAPAAAGDAAETESADEEGDEPVKTREELLEEFRTKLRRLPGDWYVIHSYAGYENRVRQNLETRAQTLDMEDYIYEVQVPMEEVIEVKNTTRKLVRRVRIPGYVLVRMDLTDASWGVVRHTPGVTGFVGNAHDPAPLSLQEVFSMLEHTIAEPVTDPSKPVEPNVQSITVNFEVGESVTVNDGPFATMPATISEIKLDAQQLVVLVTIFERETPVTLSFDQVTKIP, from the coding sequence GTGTCCGACGCAGAAGTGTCCGAGCAGCCGCTCGAGCAGAACGAGTTCCCGGAGCACTCGGCTGAGGCCGAGTCGGCGGGTGACGTCGTCGACCCTGCTGAGGAGACCGCCCCGTCCGGTGAGGACCAGGACGCACCCTCCCGTGAGGAATCCGCCGACGACGCGCCTGCGGCAGCAGGCGACGCGGCCGAGACGGAGAGCGCGGACGAGGAGGGCGACGAGCCCGTCAAGACGCGCGAGGAGCTCCTTGAGGAGTTCCGCACGAAGCTCCGCCGCCTTCCCGGCGACTGGTACGTCATCCACTCCTACGCGGGCTACGAGAACCGCGTGAGGCAGAACCTCGAGACGCGCGCTCAGACGCTCGACATGGAGGACTACATCTACGAGGTGCAGGTCCCCATGGAGGAGGTCATCGAGGTCAAGAACACCACGCGCAAGCTTGTGCGCCGTGTTCGCATCCCCGGCTACGTCCTCGTCCGCATGGACCTGACGGACGCCTCGTGGGGCGTCGTGCGGCACACACCGGGTGTGACGGGCTTCGTGGGCAACGCCCACGACCCCGCGCCGCTCTCGCTCCAGGAGGTCTTCTCCATGCTTGAGCACACGATCGCCGAGCCCGTGACGGACCCGTCCAAGCCGGTCGAGCCGAACGTCCAGTCCATCACCGTCAACTTCGAGGTCGGCGAGTCGGTGACCGTCAACGACGGCCCGTTCGCGACCATGCCTGCGACGATCTCCGAGATCAAGCTGGACGCCCAGCAGCTCGTTGTTCTCGTGACGATCTTCGAGCGGGAGACCCCCGTGACCCTCTCGTTCGACCAGGTCACGAAGATCCCGTAA
- the rplA gene encoding 50S ribosomal protein L1 has translation MAKRSKAYEAAAAKIEAGKLYTPFEAVKLAKETNPSKSDATVEVAFRLGVDPRKADQMVRGTVNLPNGTGKTARVVVFANGDKAEAARAAGADFVGSDDLIAKVAGGWVDFDAAVATPDLMGKVGRLGKILGPRNLMPNPKTGTVTMDVTKAVNDIKGGKIDFRVDKHSNLHFIIGKSSFSVEQLAENFAAALEEVLRLKPASSKGRYIQKSTIATTFGPGISIDPNVTKVVAGE, from the coding sequence ATGGCAAAGCGCAGCAAAGCATACGAGGCAGCTGCAGCCAAGATCGAGGCTGGCAAGCTGTACACCCCCTTCGAGGCCGTGAAGCTGGCCAAGGAGACCAACCCGTCGAAGTCGGACGCCACGGTCGAGGTCGCGTTCCGCCTCGGCGTCGACCCCCGCAAGGCTGATCAGATGGTCCGCGGCACGGTCAACCTTCCGAACGGCACGGGCAAGACGGCCCGCGTCGTCGTCTTCGCCAACGGCGACAAGGCCGAGGCCGCTCGCGCGGCCGGCGCTGACTTCGTCGGCTCCGACGACCTCATCGCCAAGGTCGCCGGCGGCTGGGTCGACTTCGACGCCGCCGTTGCCACCCCGGACCTCATGGGCAAGGTTGGCCGCCTCGGCAAGATCCTCGGCCCGCGTAACCTCATGCCGAACCCCAAGACCGGGACGGTGACGATGGACGTGACGAAGGCTGTCAACGACATCAAGGGCGGCAAGATCGACTTCCGTGTCGACAAGCACTCGAACCTCCACTTCATCATCGGCAAGTCCTCCTTCTCGGTGGAGCAGCTCGCGGAGAACTTCGCCGCGGCTCTCGAAGAGGTTCTTCGTCTCAAGCCGGCTTCCTCCAAGGGCCGCTACATCCAGAAGTCGACGATCGCCACGACCTTCGGTCCGGGCATCTCGATCGACCCGAACGTGACCAAGGTTGTTGCGGGCGAGTAG
- a CDS encoding pyridoxal phosphate-dependent aminotransferase produces the protein MSETRPASPARVSARVAAIAPSATLAVDSKAKALKAEGRPVIGFGAGEPDFPTPDYIVEAAVAAARDPKNHRYSPTAGLPELRRAIAEKTTRDSGWDAEPENVLVTNGGKQAVYQAFATLLDPGDEVIVPAPYWTTYPEAIKLAGGVPVEVFAGPEQGYKVTVEQLEAARTEKTKVVLFVSPSNPTGAVYSPEQVRAIGDWAAAAGLWVITDEIYEHLTYDDAVFTSIASVPALRDTVVILNGVAKTYAMTGWRVGWMVAPLDIIKAASNLQSHATSNVNNIAQRAALAALTGGLEAVETMKEAFDRRRTLMVSMLNEIKGIECPTPTGAFYAYADVRGLLGQPIETGSGVKTPATSGELADLILEATDVAVVPGEAFGPSGYIRLSYALGDDDLVEGVSRIQRLIGKK, from the coding sequence ATGTCTGAGACTCGCCCCGCCAGCCCTGCCCGTGTGAGCGCACGCGTCGCCGCCATCGCCCCCTCCGCCACCCTCGCCGTGGACTCCAAGGCCAAGGCCCTCAAGGCCGAGGGCCGCCCGGTGATCGGCTTCGGCGCCGGAGAGCCCGATTTCCCGACGCCTGACTACATCGTCGAAGCCGCCGTCGCCGCCGCCCGCGACCCCAAGAACCACCGCTACTCACCCACGGCCGGGCTCCCAGAGCTCCGCCGCGCGATCGCCGAGAAGACCACCCGGGACTCCGGCTGGGACGCCGAGCCGGAAAACGTCCTCGTGACCAACGGCGGCAAGCAGGCCGTCTACCAGGCGTTCGCCACGCTCCTGGATCCGGGGGACGAGGTCATCGTCCCCGCCCCCTATTGGACGACGTACCCAGAGGCCATCAAGCTGGCCGGCGGCGTCCCCGTCGAGGTCTTCGCGGGCCCCGAGCAGGGCTACAAGGTCACGGTGGAGCAGCTCGAGGCCGCCCGGACCGAGAAGACCAAGGTCGTCCTCTTCGTCTCCCCCTCCAACCCGACCGGCGCCGTGTACTCCCCGGAACAGGTCCGAGCCATTGGCGACTGGGCAGCCGCGGCGGGGCTCTGGGTCATCACGGACGAGATCTACGAGCACCTGACGTACGACGACGCCGTGTTCACCTCAATCGCCTCCGTCCCTGCCCTCCGGGACACGGTGGTCATCCTCAACGGCGTCGCCAAGACCTACGCCATGACGGGCTGGCGCGTCGGCTGGATGGTGGCCCCTCTGGACATCATCAAGGCCGCGAGCAACCTCCAGTCCCACGCCACCAGCAACGTGAACAACATTGCTCAGCGCGCGGCCCTCGCCGCCCTCACAGGCGGCCTCGAGGCCGTTGAGACCATGAAGGAGGCGTTCGACCGCCGCCGCACGCTCATGGTCTCAATGCTCAACGAGATCAAGGGCATCGAGTGCCCCACGCCCACCGGAGCCTTCTACGCCTATGCGGACGTCCGGGGCCTCCTCGGGCAGCCCATCGAGACGGGCTCGGGTGTGAAGACTCCCGCCACGAGCGGCGAGCTCGCGGACCTCATCCTTGAGGCCACGGACGTCGCGGTGGTCCCCGGCGAGGCCTTCGGCCCCAGCGGGTACATTCGACTCTCCTACGCGCTTGGAGACGACGACCTCGTCGAGGGCGTCTCCCGCATCCAGCGCCTGATCGGAAAGAAGTAA
- the rplJ gene encoding 50S ribosomal protein L10 — protein sequence MATPSKNAAIQEIAADFKESTAAVLTEYRGLSVAQLKELRRSLGQDNKFSVVKNTLTGIAAKEAGIDAFEGQLSGPTAIAFVKGDAVAAAKSLTDFAKANPKLVIKTGLFEGKALSSDEVAALAALESREKQLARVAAVLKAPMSQLVRTVDALRAKQEQGGDAPAAEAPAEDAPAAE from the coding sequence ATGGCAACGCCGAGCAAGAATGCTGCGATCCAGGAGATCGCCGCGGACTTCAAGGAGTCCACCGCCGCTGTCCTGACCGAATACCGTGGGCTTTCCGTTGCACAGCTCAAGGAGCTGCGTCGTTCCCTCGGCCAGGACAACAAGTTCTCGGTCGTCAAGAACACCCTGACGGGCATCGCGGCGAAGGAGGCTGGCATCGACGCGTTCGAGGGTCAGCTCTCCGGCCCCACCGCGATTGCCTTCGTAAAGGGCGACGCTGTTGCAGCCGCCAAGTCCCTGACGGATTTCGCCAAGGCCAACCCGAAGCTCGTCATCAAGACGGGTCTCTTCGAGGGCAAGGCCCTGAGCTCGGACGAGGTCGCGGCACTCGCGGCCCTCGAGTCCCGTGAGAAGCAGCTCGCGCGCGTCGCGGCTGTCCTCAAGGCCCCGATGTCCCAGCTCGTCCGCACCGTCGACGCGCTCCGCGCCAAGCAGGAGCAGGGTGGCGACGCACCGGCCGCCGAGGCTCCCGCAGAGGACGCACCGGCCGCCGAGTAG
- a CDS encoding acetyl-CoA C-acyltransferase, with protein sequence MSRHTPTPEDVVIVGGARTPQGRIMGALSSLSAVELGAAAMAGALSRAGVAPEAVEFVLMGQVIQAGCGQNPAKQAAVAAGVPRAVPAMTLNKVCLSGLSAVIDAARLVRLGDAEVVVAGGMESMSQAPHLLPGSRRGWTYGDVTALDAAARDGLTDAASGVSMGLATERDAQGLAISREDQDRIAAASHTRAAAAAARGAFAEEIVPVQVPQRKGDPLSITDDEGIRPDTTPEGLARLRPAFSPEGTITAASSSPLSDGASALIVTSRRRAEAEGWQVLAAVCSAGQVAGPDSSLLPQPANAIRAALEREGLGLDEVDIVEVNEAFAAVVHQSASLLGLPAEHMNTNGGAIALGHPIGASGARLALTATAQLVRRGEGTAVVALCGGGGQGEALILRR encoded by the coding sequence ATGTCACGCCACACCCCCACCCCCGAGGACGTCGTCATCGTCGGCGGTGCCCGGACGCCCCAGGGCCGCATCATGGGTGCTCTGTCCTCCCTGAGCGCCGTCGAGCTCGGCGCAGCAGCCATGGCCGGGGCCCTCTCGCGGGCAGGCGTGGCGCCAGAGGCGGTGGAGTTCGTCCTCATGGGCCAGGTCATCCAGGCGGGGTGCGGCCAGAACCCGGCCAAACAGGCGGCCGTCGCTGCGGGCGTCCCACGGGCGGTCCCCGCGATGACGCTCAACAAGGTCTGCCTGTCCGGCCTCAGCGCGGTCATCGACGCGGCCCGGCTCGTTCGTCTCGGGGATGCCGAGGTCGTCGTCGCAGGCGGCATGGAGTCCATGAGCCAGGCGCCCCACCTCTTGCCCGGCTCGCGGCGGGGATGGACGTACGGGGACGTCACGGCGCTTGACGCCGCCGCCCGCGACGGCCTCACCGACGCCGCGAGCGGGGTCTCCATGGGCCTCGCCACGGAGCGGGATGCGCAGGGGCTCGCCATCTCTCGCGAGGATCAGGACCGGATCGCCGCCGCATCCCACACCCGGGCGGCTGCCGCTGCGGCCCGGGGCGCCTTCGCCGAGGAGATCGTCCCCGTCCAGGTCCCCCAGCGAAAGGGAGACCCTCTCAGCATCACGGACGACGAGGGCATCCGCCCGGACACGACGCCCGAGGGTCTCGCCCGCCTGCGCCCTGCCTTCTCGCCCGAGGGCACGATCACCGCCGCCTCATCGTCCCCTCTCTCCGACGGGGCCTCCGCCCTCATTGTCACGAGTCGCCGCCGAGCCGAGGCTGAGGGCTGGCAGGTGCTCGCTGCCGTCTGCTCCGCCGGACAGGTCGCCGGGCCGGACTCATCGCTCCTCCCCCAGCCGGCCAACGCCATCCGAGCTGCCCTCGAACGGGAGGGACTGGGCCTCGACGAGGTCGACATTGTCGAGGTCAACGAGGCCTTCGCCGCCGTCGTCCACCAGTCAGCGAGCCTCCTTGGGCTCCCAGCAGAGCACATGAACACGAACGGCGGGGCCATCGCGCTCGGTCACCCCATTGGGGCCTCCGGGGCCAGGCTGGCCCTGACGGCCACCGCCCAGCTCGTCCGCCGCGGCGAAGGCACCGCCGTCGTCGCCCTCTGCGGAGGAGGAGGCCAGGGCGAGGCGCTCATTCTCCGCCGCTGA
- the secE gene encoding preprotein translocase subunit SecE, protein MTAHTATSAEVGRTRSSKQGFFGRIIQFLREVIGELKKVTYPTGPELMRYTAVVLVFVIVMMLLVMGLDFVFGRAAMSVFGGSPEN, encoded by the coding sequence ATGACAGCACACACCGCCACGAGCGCTGAGGTCGGACGCACACGGTCCTCGAAGCAGGGCTTTTTCGGACGGATCATCCAGTTCCTTCGCGAGGTCATCGGCGAGCTGAAGAAGGTCACGTACCCCACAGGCCCCGAGCTCATGCGGTACACGGCCGTCGTGCTCGTGTTCGTCATCGTCATGATGCTGCTCGTCATGGGCCTGGACTTCGTCTTCGGGCGGGCGGCAATGAGCGTTTTCGGCGGCTCGCCGGAAAACTGA
- the rplK gene encoding 50S ribosomal protein L11 — protein MAPKKKVTGLIKLQIQAGAANPAPPIGPALGQHGVNIMEFCKAYNAATESQRGNVVPVEITVYEDRSFTFITKTPPAAELIKKAAGVQKGSATPHTAKVAKLTQAQVEEIATTKMEDLNANDVQAAAKIIAGTARSMGITVEG, from the coding sequence ATGGCTCCCAAGAAGAAGGTCACCGGCCTCATCAAGCTCCAGATTCAGGCTGGCGCCGCGAACCCCGCGCCGCCGATCGGTCCGGCGCTCGGTCAGCACGGCGTCAACATCATGGAGTTCTGCAAGGCGTACAACGCCGCGACCGAGTCGCAGCGCGGCAACGTCGTCCCCGTCGAGATCACGGTGTACGAGGACCGCTCGTTCACGTTCATCACGAAGACCCCGCCGGCGGCAGAGCTCATCAAGAAGGCCGCAGGCGTCCAGAAGGGCTCCGCGACCCCGCACACGGCCAAGGTCGCCAAGCTGACGCAGGCGCAGGTCGAGGAAATCGCCACCACGAAGATGGAAGACCTCAACGCCAACGATGTCCAGGCCGCGGCCAAGATCATCGCCGGCACTGCCCGCTCCATGGGCATCACGGTCGAGGGCTAA
- the rplL gene encoding 50S ribosomal protein L7/L12, with translation MAKLTNEELMAAFKEMTIIELSEFVKAFEEEFDVTAAAVAVAGPAGEAAAEEEKDEFDVILEAAGDKKIAVIKEVRALTGLGLKEAKDLVDGAPKAVLEAANKETAEKAKEQLEGAGASVTLK, from the coding sequence ATGGCTAAGCTCACCAACGAAGAGCTCATGGCAGCATTCAAGGAAATGACGATCATCGAGCTCTCCGAGTTCGTCAAGGCCTTCGAGGAAGAGTTCGACGTCACGGCTGCCGCCGTGGCCGTCGCGGGCCCGGCCGGCGAGGCCGCTGCCGAAGAGGAGAAGGACGAGTTCGACGTCATCCTCGAGGCCGCTGGCGACAAGAAGATCGCGGTCATCAAGGAGGTGCGTGCCCTCACCGGTCTTGGCCTCAAGGAAGCCAAGGATCTCGTTGACGGCGCCCCCAAGGCTGTCCTCGAGGCCGCCAACAAGGAGACGGCCGAGAAGGCCAAGGAGCAGCTCGAGGGCGCTGGCGCTTCCGTCACCCTCAAGTAG
- the rpoB gene encoding DNA-directed RNA polymerase subunit beta yields MVASSTSTSEAANVPARAQAAERHSFAKIPEPLDVPDLLALQTESFDWLVGNERWQERVQRAVEAGVKGLNNTSGLAEIFEEISPIEDFQETMSLSFSDPEFADPKFTIAECKDRDATYAAPLYVKAEFMNNNTGEIKQQTVFMGDFPLMTDKGTFIINGTERVVVSQLVRSPGAYFEKAADKTSDKDIFTAKVIPSRGAWFELEIDKRDQVGVRLDRKRKQSVTVLLKALGWSESRILEEFGQYDSIRATLEKDNVETREDALLDIYRKLRPGEPPTVEAAESLLNNLYFNPKRYDLAKVGRYKLNRKVGVDRPLDDPDASVLSVDDIAAMVRFLVALHAGEKTIKGVRDGESVEVRVEVDDIDHFANRRIRAVGELIENQVRTGLSRMERVVRERMTTQDVEAITPQTLINIRPVVAAIKEFFGTSQLSQFMDQNNPLAGLTHKRRLSALGPGGLSRDRAGMEVRDVHPSHYGRMCPIETPEGPNIGLIGSLASYGRINAFGFIETPYRRVHNGQVTDEVDYLTADDEMENFIAQANAPLTKDLKFAEELVLVRQRGGGGEPILIEADRVDYMDVSPRQMVSVATALIPFLEHDDANRALMGANMQRQAVPLLRTERPLVGTGMERYAAIDAGDSALAVKPGVVREVSADLVSVMNDDGTQSTYPVMKFARSNQGNAYNMRVVVNEGDRVEAGTVLADGPSTDQGELALGRNMLVAFMSWEGHNFEDAIILSQRVVSDDMLTSIHIEEHEVDARDTKLGAEEITRDIPNVSEEMLSQLDERGIIHIGAEVEAGDILVGRVTPKGETELTPEERLLRAIFGEKSREVRDTSLKVPHGESGTVIGVRIFDRENDDELAPGVNQLVRVYVAQKRKITNGDKLAGRHGNKGVISKILPIEDMPFLEDGTPVDVVLNPLGVPGRMNLGQVLEIHLGWAAKQGWKIEGDPEWARALPSLPRETGPTTVATPVFDGAHENEITALLDSTNPTRDGQRLIGASGKAKLIDGRSGEPFPDPISVGYMYILKLHHLVDDKIHARSTGPYSMITQQPLGGKAQFGGQRFGEMEVWALEAYGAAYTLQELLTIKSDDIHGRVKVYEAIVKGENIPEPGVPESFKVLIKEMQSLCLNVEVLGADGSAIEMRDSDDEVFRAAEELGIDLSHNEPSSVEEV; encoded by the coding sequence TTGGTCGCCTCGAGCACCTCCACTTCTGAAGCCGCTAACGTGCCAGCGCGTGCACAAGCCGCGGAACGCCATTCATTCGCCAAGATCCCGGAGCCGCTTGACGTCCCCGATCTTCTCGCCCTCCAGACCGAGTCGTTCGACTGGCTCGTTGGCAACGAGCGCTGGCAGGAGCGCGTCCAGCGCGCCGTCGAGGCCGGCGTCAAGGGCCTCAACAACACCTCCGGACTCGCAGAGATCTTCGAAGAGATCTCCCCGATCGAAGACTTCCAGGAGACGATGTCCCTGAGCTTCTCGGACCCCGAGTTCGCCGACCCGAAGTTCACGATCGCCGAGTGCAAGGACCGCGACGCCACCTACGCGGCCCCCCTGTACGTCAAGGCCGAGTTCATGAACAACAACACGGGCGAAATCAAGCAGCAGACCGTGTTCATGGGCGACTTCCCGCTCATGACGGACAAGGGCACGTTCATCATCAACGGCACCGAGCGTGTCGTCGTGTCCCAGCTGGTCCGCTCGCCCGGCGCCTACTTCGAGAAGGCCGCTGACAAGACGAGTGACAAGGACATCTTCACCGCGAAGGTCATCCCCTCCCGCGGTGCGTGGTTCGAGCTCGAGATCGACAAGCGCGACCAGGTCGGCGTGCGCCTCGACCGCAAGCGCAAGCAGTCTGTGACGGTTCTCCTGAAGGCCCTCGGCTGGAGCGAGTCCCGCATCCTCGAGGAGTTCGGCCAGTACGACTCGATCCGCGCGACCCTCGAGAAGGACAACGTCGAGACGCGCGAGGACGCCCTCCTCGACATCTACCGCAAGCTCCGTCCGGGCGAGCCGCCCACGGTCGAGGCTGCTGAGTCGCTGCTCAACAACCTGTACTTCAACCCGAAGCGCTACGACCTCGCCAAGGTGGGCCGTTACAAGCTCAACCGCAAGGTCGGCGTTGACCGCCCGCTCGACGACCCTGACGCCTCCGTGCTCTCGGTCGACGACATCGCCGCGATGGTCCGCTTCCTCGTGGCGCTGCACGCAGGCGAGAAGACGATCAAGGGTGTCCGAGACGGCGAGTCCGTCGAGGTCCGCGTCGAGGTCGACGACATCGACCACTTCGCGAACCGCCGCATCCGCGCCGTCGGCGAGCTCATCGAGAACCAGGTCCGCACGGGCCTGTCCCGCATGGAGCGCGTCGTCCGCGAGCGGATGACCACGCAGGACGTCGAGGCCATCACGCCGCAGACGCTCATCAACATCCGCCCGGTCGTCGCTGCGATCAAGGAGTTCTTCGGAACGTCCCAGCTCTCGCAGTTCATGGACCAGAACAACCCGCTCGCGGGCTTGACGCACAAGCGTCGTCTTTCGGCCCTCGGCCCGGGCGGTCTGTCCCGTGACCGCGCAGGCATGGAAGTGCGTGACGTTCACCCGTCGCACTACGGCCGCATGTGCCCCATTGAGACGCCTGAAGGCCCGAACATCGGCCTCATCGGCTCGCTCGCGTCCTACGGCCGCATCAACGCGTTCGGCTTCATCGAGACGCCGTACCGCCGCGTGCACAACGGCCAGGTCACGGACGAGGTGGACTACCTCACGGCCGATGACGAGATGGAGAACTTCATCGCGCAGGCCAACGCGCCGCTGACCAAGGACCTCAAGTTCGCGGAGGAGCTCGTTCTCGTCCGCCAGCGCGGCGGCGGTGGAGAGCCCATCCTCATCGAGGCTGACCGCGTGGACTACATGGACGTCTCCCCGCGCCAGATGGTCTCCGTGGCAACGGCCCTCATCCCGTTCCTCGAGCACGACGACGCCAACCGCGCCCTCATGGGCGCGAACATGCAGCGTCAGGCGGTGCCGCTGCTGCGCACCGAGCGTCCGCTCGTGGGCACGGGCATGGAGCGCTACGCGGCCATCGACGCCGGCGACTCGGCCCTCGCGGTCAAGCCGGGCGTGGTCCGCGAGGTCTCCGCTGACCTCGTGTCTGTCATGAACGACGACGGCACCCAGTCCACGTACCCCGTCATGAAGTTCGCCCGCTCCAACCAGGGCAACGCGTACAACATGCGCGTCGTCGTGAACGAGGGCGATCGCGTCGAGGCCGGCACGGTCCTCGCCGACGGCCCGTCGACCGACCAGGGCGAGCTCGCGCTTGGCCGCAACATGCTCGTTGCGTTCATGTCGTGGGAAGGCCACAACTTCGAGGACGCCATCATCCTCTCCCAGCGCGTCGTCTCCGACGACATGCTGACCTCGATCCACATCGAGGAGCACGAGGTTGACGCTCGCGACACGAAGCTTGGCGCCGAGGAGATCACGCGGGACATCCCGAACGTCTCCGAGGAGATGCTGAGCCAGCTCGACGAGCGCGGCATCATCCACATCGGCGCCGAGGTCGAGGCAGGCGACATCCTCGTCGGCCGCGTCACCCCGAAGGGCGAGACGGAGCTGACCCCGGAGGAGCGCCTCCTGCGCGCCATCTTCGGCGAGAAGTCCCGCGAAGTCCGCGACACCTCCCTCAAGGTGCCGCACGGCGAGTCCGGCACGGTCATCGGCGTGCGCATCTTCGATCGTGAGAACGACGACGAGCTTGCGCCGGGTGTCAACCAGCTCGTTCGCGTCTACGTCGCCCAGAAGCGCAAGATCACCAACGGTGACAAGCTCGCTGGCCGCCACGGCAACAAGGGCGTCATCTCCAAGATCCTCCCGATCGAGGACATGCCGTTCCTCGAGGACGGCACGCCTGTCGACGTGGTCCTCAACCCGCTGGGCGTCCCGGGCCGCATGAACCTGGGCCAGGTCCTCGAGATCCACCTGGGATGGGCCGCCAAGCAGGGCTGGAAGATCGAGGGAGATCCGGAGTGGGCCCGCGCCCTTCCGAGCCTCCCGCGCGAGACCGGCCCCACCACGGTGGCGACCCCGGTGTTCGACGGCGCCCACGAGAACGAGATCACGGCGCTCCTGGACTCGACGAACCCGACCCGCGACGGCCAGCGCCTCATCGGGGCCTCGGGCAAGGCGAAGCTCATCGACGGCCGCTCCGGCGAGCCGTTCCCGGACCCGATCTCCGTGGGCTACATGTACATCCTGAAGCTCCACCACCTCGTGGACGACAAGATCCACGCCCGCTCCACCGGCCCGTACTCGATGATCACCCAGCAGCCGCTGGGCGGTAAGGCGCAGTTCGGCGGCCAGCGGTTCGGTGAGATGGAGGTGTGGGCGCTCGAGGCATACGGCGCGGCCTACACCCTCCAGGAGCTCCTGACCATCAAGTCGGATGACATCCACGGGCGCGTCAAGGTGTACGAGGCCATCGTCAAGGGCGAGAACATCCCCGAGCCGGGTGTTCCCGAGTCCTTCAAGGTCCTCATCAAGGAAATGCAGTCGCTCTGCCTGAACGTCGAGGTTCTCGGCGCGGACGGCAGCGCGATCGAGATGCGTGACTCGGATGATGAAGTCTTCCGCGCTGCGGAGGAACTCGGCATCGATCTGTCTCACAACGAGCCGAGCTCCGTCGAGGAAGTCTGA